The Falco peregrinus isolate bFalPer1 chromosome 1, bFalPer1.pri, whole genome shotgun sequence genome has a window encoding:
- the TP53BP1 gene encoding LOW QUALITY PROTEIN: TP53-binding protein 1 (The sequence of the model RefSeq protein was modified relative to this genomic sequence to represent the inferred CDS: inserted 1 base in 1 codon; deleted 2 bases in 1 codon) has translation MEPGGSPLDPGFSPQGTPRLIVEDSQPQSAGAGEDAEQACLGVLARRLPARRSPSPVLEIVCGAAGSRAPAGGGAARERPAGKGWARGRGEPGGSRVGRGRADGAXVAGPMEGPARPPAAAPQGRLAEEMPPPGGESSALGKAEEGGEGDAEDCAAAPCAEDTGMSQLQFGALELSQSQDFESDFIPNEGDARHHFHPGAAVPSSRLVKNDTKDELHGDSTETVSSTEAHAALEGQPKTSERTLQEAEEHTRKPVPVCDPTKTEKSLDSGHEESDILSTQEEMFPENNATESGCPVTSVEEGNSLACTPARSLQLLQLSGQGSLVQESQSTVSSGLVSPPPVAVESSVLVPSSPTEQEQTKDEQMDVSILAEERDLMQKQRGDKLVEMTIPCIPPGPLVLPQASTPVSQSAPAFPGSPPIPSQPEFSHDIFIPTQSQEKKREEEKNAALTHLCLRGNPSGPTDALSETSTGDSVSKSNDSCKLMLSASECSQPTNTEVSLGSLNMGQDSETTQVEAISECKTSDLRLCPVENDNINPRLNAGDQALSENCEKAKKEDLQTAGEPVMQLASADVAGDGSLAPTAHQERECVSGSQAATGQSGLPEILSYAQRKEAQSEDCPLEEISKAEAVPETQCEEREEKQQVKEKQIDEDVSLVNITLSQKFILEREVQCHEDMEVEFADGSCKNSESSSEQAQELEGIRPESQGKEASKVSTFGTGEAKSVDKLSFKAALENVPKLNKVLSKPSVGELLEQHNNLFPKLESDVPSEVALCAKKHPGCLELGQITGSRPPPQEKGADVLVTQQENQVPKNTEDTVMTRNLEQEEQMQAQEKAAAKSPSPSSGTPFHFTLPKEDDVIQPLTSITPPLTGQLKMGPRRHSTPIVDDSCPDSTIATSDVTAEGTMETNNVTLESAVVSADVSEVCEKGESSVVPEADAKLSLRMNLVTPVNDGSDESPPFSLEKPTASDRKDGSSAAASSQKASSVFSRVCEVRREDEARGHGLSTSPFRGNLFSFPGTQEDAEFHKKPSAQQYQQHKADESGGQVLIPQRMPQDCHQQLSGAEDGEPVETGIVSTQTEEGRGMQKKPSKAVKTDESQETWANTKNKGIQTTADCLFTPTMVTTATQTSEEICRQVDVGTSMSGQRPGRQDANVQTEESGEKLVNAAGEDTDSLHSQGEEEFNLLHPPKGQVQHRHMRTIREVRTVVTRVITDVYYVNGAEVERKVVEETEEPVVECQECETDASSSRTAAGSSLTSGDLGDVSSFSSKASSLHRTYSGASSGHSATHSSSGSSGRGTGAVKGKVCGADTGEFALPVGRGILGKLSPRKGAGQPASPLRVSQPGALPCEEEDDSMPGTRQGGRAPVTPRGRGRRGRPPSRTTGTRDLAGLTGVEDLSTIASPEEKSFTRSVRLPDGGEKSDTSGFCALRRSDSPEIPLQGVTGPSDCADSSSGSSFVGLRVVAKWSSNGYFYSGMITQDVGAGKYKLLFDDGYECDVLGKDILLCDPIPLETEVTALSEDEYFSAGVVKGHRKESGELYYCIEKEGQRKWYKRMAVILSLEQGNKLREQFGLGPYEPVTPLTKAADISLDNLVEGKRKRRSNLGSPSTSSSSTTPTRKGQESPRIPPGTLSGKRKLVASEDERSPAKRGRKSAMIKPGSVRAGEFVSTCEGVDAVDPPVLEDHHGPLPQNKTLFLGYAFLLTMATPSDKLVNHQKQSDGPTGSSEEEEEFSEMTPYDKHYIAQQLRAGAGYILEDFNETQCSAAYQCLLIADQHCRTRKYLLCLARGIPCVSHIWVQDSCHANQLQNYRNYLLPAGYSLQEQKLLEWHPRENPFHNLKVLLVSDQQQNFLDLWSEILMTGGAASVKQHYSSAHNKDIALGVYDVVVTDFSCPAGVLKCAEALRLPVVSQEWVIQSLIAGERVGYKQHPKYKHDYVPH, from the exons ATGGAGCCCGGCGGCAGCCCGCTGGACCCCGGCTTCTCGCCTCAGGGCACGCCCCGCCTGATCGTGGAGGACTCGCAGCCCCAGAGCGCGGGCGCCGGGGAGGACGCGGAGCAGGCCTGCCTGGGCGTGCTGGCCCGCCGGCTGCCGGCCCGCCGGAGCCCGAGCCCCGTGTTG GAGATCGTCTGCGGCGCCGCCGGCAGCCGGGCGCCCGCGGGTGGCGGGGCGGCCCGGGAGCGACCCGCAGGTAAGGGCTgggcgcggggccgcggggaGCCCGGG GGGAGCCGCGTGGGCCGCGGCCGCGCTGACGGCG GTGTTGCAGGCCCGATGGAgggccctgcccgcccgcccgccgccgcgccgcagGGCCGCCTCGCTGAGGAGATGCCACCGCCCGGCGGGGAGAGCAG CGCCCTTGGGAAGGCCGAGGAAGGAGGTGAAGGTGATGCCGAGGACTGTGCTGCGGCGCCATGTGCAGAAG ATACAGGCATGTCACAGCTGCAGTTTGGAGCTCTAGAGCTCTCACAGAGCCAGGACTTTGAGAGTGACTTCATACCTAATGAAGGAGATGCTAGGCATCACTTTCACCCTGGAGCTGCTGTCCCTTCTTCCAGACTTGTGAAGAATGATACTAAAGATG AACTGCATGGGGACAGCACAGAAACTGTCTCCAGCACAGAAGCACATGCTGCCTTGGAAGGCCAGCCAAAGACATCTGAAAG AACACTACAGGAAGCAGAAGAGCATACCAGGAAACCGGTGCCTGTCTGTGACCCCACTAAAACCGAGAAATCCCTTGATTCTGGTCACGAGGAGTCAGATATCTTGTCAACTCAGGAAGAGATGTTTCCTGAGAATAATGCAACAG AGAGTGGCTGTCCAGTAACCAGTGTGGAAGAGGGGAATTCTCTGGCGTGCACCCCTGCCCGCAGTCTGCAACTCCTGCAGCTCTCTGGACAGGGATCCCTTGTACAGGAGAGTCAGTCCAC TGTCTCTTCAGGCCTAGTCAGTCCTCCTCCTGTTGCCGTTGAATCCAGCGTTCTTGTTCCGAGCAGTCCTACTGAACAGGAGCAAACGAAAG ATGAACAGATGGATGTATCTATCCTTGCAGAAGAAAGAGACCTGATGCAGAAGCAGAGGGGAGATAAGCTGGTGGAGATGACCATCCCATGTATCCCACCAGGACCTCTTGTCCTGCCACAGGCTTCAACTCCAGTGTCCCAGAGTGCCCCAGCCTTTCCTGGATCTCCACCTATACCATCACAACCAGAGTTCTCTCAT gatATCTTTATTCCGACTCAGAGCCAAGAGAAGAAgcgtgaagaagaaaaaaatgctgctttaacCCATTTGTGCTTAAGAGGAAATCCCTCTGGACCCACAGATGCTTTGTCAGAAACATCTACAGGTGACTCTGTGTCAAAGTCTAATGATTCCTGTAAGCTGATGCTTTCTGCAAGTGAGTGTAGCCAGCCCACAAATACAGAGGTCAGTTTGGGCTCTCTGAACATGGGCCAAGATAGCGAAACCACGCAGGTGGAGGCGATTTCTGAATGCAAGACCTCAGACTTGAGACTCTGTCCTGTGGAGAATGACAACATAAACCCGAGGCTGAATGCAGGTGATCAAGCCCTCTCTGAAAACTGTGAAAAAGCGAAAAAGGAGGATTTACAGACTGCAGGAGAGCCTGTAATGCAGTTGGCTAGTGCAGATGTAGCAGGAGATGGGTCATTAGCTCCTACAGCTCATCAAGAGAGAGAGTGTGTTTCTGGAAGTCAGGCTGCTACAGGTCAGTCTGGTCTGCCTGAGATTTTGTCATATGCTCAGCGTAAAGAAGCACAGTCTGAGGATTGTCCGTTGGAAGAGATTTCCAAAGCTGAGGCAGTTCCTGAGACTCAATGTGAAGAAcgagaagaaaaacagcaagtgAAAGAGAAGCAAATAGATGAAGATGTGTCCCTTGTTAACATAACGCTTTCTCAGAAGTTTATTCTTGAAAGGGAAGTACAGTGTCATGAAGATATGGAAGTGGAATTTGCTGATGGTTCTTGTAAAAATAGCGAAAGTTCATCTGAGCAGGCCCAAGAATTAGAAGGGATTAGACCAGAAAGCCAGGGAAAAGAGGCTTCAAAAGTCAGTACTTTTGGCACTGGAGAGGCAAAGAGCGTGGATAAACTGTCCTTTAAGGCTGCTTTGGAAAACGTGCCAAAGCTCAATAAAGTTTTATCTAAGCCTTCTGTAGGGGAGTTACTGGAACAGCACAACAACTTGTTTCCGAAGTTAGAGTCTGATGTTCCATCGGAAGTGGCGTTGTGTGCCAAGAAACATCCAGGTTGTTTGGAATTAGGACAGATAACAGGGAGTCGGCCACCACCTCAAGAGAAAGGGGCTGATGTGCTGGTGACTCAGCAGGAGAATCAGGTACCAAAAAATACGGAGGATACTGTTATGACAAGGAATCTGGAGCAGGAAGAGCAGATGCAGgctcaggagaaggcagctgctAAATCCCCCAGTCCTTCCAGTG GAACCCCGTTTCATTTTACTTTGCCGAAGGAGGATGATGTCATTCAGCCCTTGACCAGCATAACACCGCCTCTTACTGGCCAGCTTAAAATGGGACCCAGAAGACACAGCACACCAATTG tggATGATAGTTGCCCAGACAGCACTATAGCAACTAGTGATGTTACAGCAGAGGGCACAATGGAGACCAACAATGTCACCTTGGAAAGTGCAGTGGTATCAGCAGATGTGTCAGAAGTGTGTGAGAAAGGAGAATCTTCTGTGGTTCCTGAGGCTGATGCAAAACTCTCTCTGCGGATGAACCTTGTTACCCCTGTGAATGATGGGAGCGACGAGTCCCCGCCATTCAGCCTGGAAA AGCCTACAGCCAGCGACAGGAAAGATGgatcctctgctgctgccag CTCCCAGAAAGCATCATCTGTGTTTAGTCGTGTCTGTGAAGTTCGTCGAGAGGATGAGGCCAGAGGTCATGGTCTTTCCACTTCTCCGTTTAG GGGGAATCTGTTCAGTTTTCCTGGCACGCAAGAAGATGCTGAATTCCATAAAAAGCCCAGTGCTCAGCAGTACCAGCAACACAAGGCAGATGAAAGTGGTGGGCAGGTCCTGATTCCTCAGAGGATGCCGCAGGACTGCCATCAACAGCTTTCTGGGGCAGAGGATGGGGAACCTGTGGAGACTGGTATTGTAAGCACTCAGACggaagaggggagaggaatgCAGAAGAAACCAAGTAAGGCTGTTAAAACTGATGAAAGCCAAGAGACGTGGGCAAACACCAAAAATAAAGGGATTCAAACGACAGCAGACTGTCTTTTTACCCCAACAATGGTTACAACAGCAACACAAACATCAGAAGAAATCTGTAGGCAGGTGGATGTGGGAACCAGTATGTCTGGGCAAAGACCGGGGCGACAAGATGCAAATGTCCAAACTGAGGAGAGTGGGGAAAAGCTTGTGAACGCCGCTGGAGAGGACACGGATTCCCTGCACAGTCAG GGAGAGGAGGAGTTTAACCTTCTTCACCCACCCAAAGGCCAAGTTCAGCATCGCCACATGCGAACTATTCGAGAAGTGCGCACCGTTGTTACGCGTGTTATAACAGATGTTTACTACGTAAATGGTGCAGAGGTGGAACGAAAGGTAGTTGAA gAAACTGAGGAACCTGTAGTAGAGTGCCAGGAGTGTGAGACTGATGCATCCTCCTCTAGAACTGCAGCGGGCTCGTCACTGACCTCGGGGGACCTTGGTGATGTCAGCTCCTTCTCATCTAAGGCATCAAGCCTCCACCGTACATACAGTGGAGCAAGCAGTGGTCACTCTgccacacacagcagcagcggcagctcagggCGAGGCACTGGAGCTGTCAAAGGGAAAGTGTGTGGGGCAGACACTGGAGAGTTTGCTTTACCTGTTGGCAGAGGCATCTTAGGAAAATTAAG CCCTAGGAAAGGAGCTGGTCAGCCAGCATCTCCGCTCAGAGTCAGCCAGCCGGGAGCACTGCCTTGTGAGGAAGAGGATGACTCTATGCCTGGCACTCGTCAGGGTGGCAGAGCACCTGTGACACCTCGTGGGCGAGGAAGAAGAGGCCGCCCACCATCTCGAACAACAGGAACAAG AGATTTAGCTGGACTGACAGGTGTGGAGGATCTTTCAACAATAGCATCGCCTGAGGAGAAATCATTTACTCGTTCAGTTCGCCTGCCAGATGGAGGGGAGAAATCTGACACTTCTGGCTTCTGTGCCTTACGTCGAAGTGACTCTCCAGAAATCCCATTACAAGGGGTGACTGGTCCTTCGGACTGTGCAGACTCATCCTCTGGGAGCAGCTTCGTGGGCCTCAGGGTTGTAGCAAAGTGGTCCTCAAACGGGTACTTCTATTCCGGAATGATTACTCAAGATGTTGGGGCAGGAAAGTACAAGCTACTCTTTGATGATGGATATGAATGTGATGTGCTAGGAAAAGATATTTTACTCTGTGATCCTATCCCACTGGAGACTGAGGTGACCGCACTCTCAGAGGATGAGTACTTCAGCGCAG GTGTGGTGAAGGGACACCGGAAGGAGTCTGGAGAGCTATACTACTGCATTGAAAAGGAAGGCCAGAGGAAGTGGTACAAACGAATGGCTGTTATCCTGTCTCTGGAACAAGGAAATAAGCTGCGGGAGCAGTTTGGGCTGGGTCCTTACGAACCTGTCACCCCCCTGACCAAAGCAGCTGACATCAGTCTCG ATAATCTTGTGGAGGGGAAGCGGAAGCGGCGTAGTAACCTTGGCTCTCCTAgcacttccagcagcagcacaactcCCACTCGTAAAGGGCAGGAGAGTCCACGCATCCCGCCAGGCACGCTATCTGGGAAAAGGAAGCTTGTTGCTTCTGAAGATGAGAGATCCCCAGCTAAACGTGGCCGCAAATCAGCAATGATAAAGCCTG GGTCTGTGAGAGCCGGAGAGTTTGTAAGCACCTGTGAAGGTGTAGATGCTGTAGATCCCCCAGTACTGGAGGACCATCATGGACCCTTGCCCCAAAATAAGACCCTCTTTTTGGGCTATGCCTTTCTTCTCACCATGGCAACACCCAGTGACAAATTGGTCAATCACCAGAAGCAATCAGATGGTCCCACAGGGAgcagtgaggaggaagaag AATTTTCAGAGATGACTCCGTACGACAAACATTACATAGCCCAGCAGCTGCGAGCAGGAGCTGGCTATATCCTGGAAGACTTCAATGAAACCCAG TGCAGTGCAGCATATCAGTGTCTTTTAATTGCGGACCAGCATTGTCGAACTCGGAAATACTTGCTGTGCCTTGCCAGAGGGATCCCTTGTGTGTCTCATATCTGGGTCCAAGATAGCTGTCATGCTAACCAGCTTCAAAATTACCGGAACTACCTTTTGCCAGCTGGTTACAGCCTCCAGGAGCAAAAACTGCTAGAATG GCATCCACGAGAAAACCCATTCCATAACCTGAAGGTTCTCCTGGTTTCTGACCAGCAGCAGAACTTCCTGGATCTGTGGTCTGAAATCCTCATGACGGGGGGAGCAGCATCTGTTAAGCAGCACTACTCAAGTGCTCACAACAAAG